The Podarcis muralis chromosome 10, rPodMur119.hap1.1, whole genome shotgun sequence genome includes a region encoding these proteins:
- the LOC144328982 gene encoding pentraxin fusion protein-like — translation MLHNSAFLVIAALHWLITHKRSAGNVAIADASIIPVGDPNIAVGKMSSQSSTYEEKGKSKKAIDGSLANSYANGDCTLTKKDFEPWWMVDLNSAFQVSAVVITNRGDCCESRIKGAEILIGDSPQKGGTMNPRCATINSMGRGETMSFTCAGMQGQYVTITIPGRYEFLSLCEVQVLAHPWLHVVHDGGRSPVRDSETDLGLQGRVLSFLNESKESFVVISPLQPLNVMEFTLCMRVSVEDLSDRKVILFSYRSQKDELRILREAKGCFGLHMGGQSVMFALPDLSTLGSHMCVTWEAEFGLTAFWMNGKRSVRKVHNVGHIVQSGGTAMLGWDQSVQNTSEQQKRRFVGEITDLYMWDYVLKSQDIQDVFQVHQFPRGNIFDWKMISYKITGNVLVLPKD, via the exons GCAGTGCTGGTAATGTTGCCATTGCAGATGCTTCAATAATCCCAGTTGGAG ATCCTAACATTGCAGTGGGAAAAATGTCGTCCCAGTCGAGCACGTATGAAGAAAAGGGGAAGTCAAAGAAGGCCATAGATGGTTCACTGGCCAATAGTTATGCTAATGGAGACTGCACCCTGACGAAGAAGGATTTTGAGCCCTGGTGGATGGTAGATTTGAATTCAGCATTTCAGGTATCTGCTGTGGTGATCACAAACAGAGGAGACTGTTGTGAGTCAAGGATAAAAGGAGCTGAGATTCTCATTGGAGATTCACCACAGAAGGGAGGCACAATGAATCCCAG GTGCGCTACAATCAACAGCATGGGGCGTGGGGAAACCATGTCCTTCACCTGTGCAGGGATGCAGGGCCAGTATGTGACCATTACAATCCCGGGGAGATACGAGTTCCTCTCACTCTGTGAAGTGCAAGTTCTCGCACACCCATGGCTCCATGTGG TTCATGATGGTGGACGGAGCCCTGTGAGAGACAGCGAAACTGATTTAG GTCTGCAGGGCAGAGTTCTGAGTTTCCTTAATGAATCAAAGGAGAGTTTTGTTGTCATATCTCCACTGCAGCCTCTGAATGTCATGGAATTCACACTCTGCATGAGGGTCTCAGTAGAAGATTTGAGCGATCGTAAAGTCATTCTCTTCTCCTACCGCTCTCAAAAGGATGAACTGAGAATCTTGCGTGAGGCAAAGGGCTGCTTTGGCTTACACATGGGGGGTCAGAGTGTGATGTTTGCCCTCCCCGATCTCAGCACTTTGGGAAGTCATATGTGTGTCACCTGGGAAGCTGAGTTTGGCCTCACCGCCTTTTGGATGAATGGGAAAAGGAGCGTCCGAAAAGTGCACAACGTAGGGCATATTGTTCAGTCGGGGGGCACTGCAATGCTTGGATGGGATCAGAGTGTACAAAATACATCCGAACAGCAGAAACGGCGTTTTGTGGGGGAAATAACGGATCTCTACATGTGGGATTATGTACTGAAATCTCAAGACATTCAAGATGTGTTCCAGGTCCACCAGTTTCCTAGAGGAAACATCTTTGACTGGAAAATGATATCGTACAAGATTACGGGGAATGTGCTGGTATTACCTAAGGACTAA